In one window of Actinomycetes bacterium DNA:
- a CDS encoding helix-turn-helix domain-containing protein: MSTSGRDQTRRPRVVLAPEISAIAGSVTARLPDLVDRVVQRILAEIEFYSDRDVVSLEDLRDSVSGNLESMVGQLTTDRSPDLSAPRATGRRRAEQGTPLADILHAYRIGFTELWEAIVDEARRSGQAPSETLVDAASGVWWLIGEYTQELTVAYREAAAELLLAGARERSALVEALFTGGIPDRDTLWEAAKLLRLPWEGVFVVVAAEAPGLAQEGLPDVEALLSARGIGSAWRLHPDIQTGVVSLRHHDALPVLLALLRGGVRARAGVSPSYSSLGETPRALHYARLVLSSLPAGAPAVAQFEETPLRVLAAAAPDAAGELVRTVLGPVLDLPAQDRLSLLSTLQAWFDAGGSAVETGKRIFCHPNTVRYRLRRLQEHTGRSLDDPRAVAELLAALDALRLMHGTSWSSER, translated from the coding sequence ATGAGCACGTCCGGCCGTGACCAAACGCGTCGCCCGCGCGTCGTCCTGGCCCCCGAGATCTCAGCGATCGCAGGGTCGGTCACGGCACGCCTTCCCGACCTCGTCGACCGGGTCGTCCAGCGCATCCTGGCCGAGATCGAGTTCTACAGCGACCGGGATGTCGTCAGCCTCGAGGACCTTCGAGACTCGGTCAGCGGCAACCTCGAGTCCATGGTCGGCCAGCTCACCACGGATCGGTCGCCCGACCTGTCCGCGCCTCGCGCGACCGGTCGCCGCCGCGCCGAGCAGGGCACGCCGCTGGCGGACATCCTTCATGCGTACCGGATCGGCTTCACCGAGCTGTGGGAAGCGATCGTCGATGAGGCTCGCCGGAGCGGTCAGGCGCCGTCCGAGACGCTCGTCGACGCCGCCAGCGGCGTGTGGTGGCTCATCGGCGAGTACACCCAGGAACTCACGGTGGCCTACCGGGAGGCCGCGGCGGAGCTGCTGCTCGCCGGAGCGCGGGAACGTTCCGCCCTGGTGGAGGCACTGTTCACCGGCGGGATCCCCGACCGGGACACCCTGTGGGAGGCCGCGAAGCTGCTCAGGCTGCCCTGGGAGGGAGTGTTCGTGGTGGTGGCCGCCGAGGCGCCTGGGCTGGCCCAGGAAGGCCTGCCGGACGTCGAGGCACTCCTGTCCGCGCGTGGGATCGGGTCGGCCTGGCGGCTGCATCCCGATATCCAGACGGGCGTGGTGTCACTGCGGCACCACGACGCACTTCCCGTCCTCCTTGCGCTGCTGCGGGGTGGCGTGCGTGCCAGAGCCGGCGTCAGCCCCAGCTATTCGTCGCTGGGTGAAACGCCCCGCGCCCTGCACTACGCGCGGCTGGTCCTCAGCAGTCTGCCCGCAGGAGCCCCGGCGGTCGCCCAGTTCGAGGAGACACCGCTTCGCGTGCTCGCCGCCGCCGCCCCGGACGCGGCCGGGGAGCTCGTGCGCACGGTGCTCGGACCGGTCCTCGACCTGCCCGCCCAGGACCGCTTGAGTCTGCTGAGCACCCTGCAGGCATGGTTCGACGCCGGCGGCTCGGCGGTCGAGACCGGCAAGCGGATCTTTTGCCACCCCAACACCGTGCGGTACCGGCTGCGACGGCTGCAGGAGCACACCGGCCGGTCCTTGGACGACCCGAGGGCCGTGGCCGAGCTGCTGGCCGCCTTGGACGCGTTGCGCCTCATGCATGGGACGAGCTGGTCGAGCGAGCGCTGA